One segment of Solanum stenotomum isolate F172 chromosome 1, ASM1918654v1, whole genome shotgun sequence DNA contains the following:
- the LOC125869143 gene encoding histone deacetylase 14, chloroplastic-like: MRTVFDEVIVTCAQRFKPDIILVSAGYDAHLLDPLASLQFTIGTYYMLASSIKQLAKDLCGGRCVVFLEGGYNLSSLSNSVAESFRSFLGDQSLASELDDPSYLHEEPLKKVKQIIEKVKHIHSF, translated from the exons ATGCGAACAGTTTTTGATGAAGTTATTGTAACATGTGCTCAAAGGTTCAAGCCAGATATAATCCTTGTTTCAGCTGG GTATGATGCCCATCTGTTGGATCCACTTGCCAGCTTACAGTTCACAATAGGAACATATTACATGCTAGCCTCCAGCATTAAGCAACTTGCAAAAGATTTGTGTGGGGGACGTTGCGTGGTTTTCTTAGAAGGGGGATATAATCTCAGTTCTCTGTCAAATTCAGTTGCAGAATCATTTCGTTCTTTTCTTGGGGATCAGAGCTTGGCTTCAGAGCTAGACGATCCATCCTATTTGCACGAAGAACCATTGAAGAAGGTGAAGCAGATTATTGAAAAAGTGAAGCACATACATTCCTTTTGA